A DNA window from Mycolicibacter terrae contains the following coding sequences:
- the metX gene encoding homoserine O-acetyltransferase MetX, producing MTISEFSPQVLPAEGETGMVGIGSLRLECGAVLDDAHIAVQRWGELSPQRDNVVMVLHALTGDSHVTGPAGPGHPTAGWWDGIVGPGAPIDTDRWCAVATNVLGGCRGSTGPSSLARDGKPWGSRFPAISIRDQVEADIATLAALGITEVAAVLGGSMGGARGLEWMVGHPDKVGAGLLLAVGARATADQIGTQSTQIAAIKADPNWCGGDYHGTGRSPDTGLAIARRIAHLTYRGEAELDRRFANAAQDGEDPDAGGRYAVDSYLGYQGGKLVSRFDAGSYVTLTDSLSSFDVGRGRGGVAAALRGCRVPAVVAGITTDRLYPLRLQAELADLLPGCAGLQVLDSEYGHDGFLLETDRVGELIRQTLDLVDPAGDRRR from the coding sequence GTGACGATTTCCGAATTCTCGCCGCAGGTGCTGCCCGCCGAGGGAGAGACCGGCATGGTCGGCATCGGGTCGCTGCGCCTTGAGTGCGGAGCGGTGCTCGACGACGCCCATATCGCGGTGCAGCGGTGGGGTGAGCTGTCGCCGCAGCGCGACAACGTCGTCATGGTGCTGCATGCGCTGACCGGGGACTCCCACGTCACCGGGCCCGCCGGGCCCGGGCATCCCACCGCGGGCTGGTGGGACGGGATCGTCGGTCCGGGCGCCCCGATCGACACCGACCGCTGGTGCGCGGTGGCCACCAACGTGTTGGGCGGCTGCCGCGGATCGACCGGCCCGAGTTCGCTGGCCCGCGATGGAAAGCCCTGGGGCTCACGGTTTCCCGCCATCTCGATTCGCGACCAGGTGGAGGCCGACATCGCCACGCTGGCCGCACTCGGCATCACCGAGGTGGCGGCGGTGCTGGGCGGTTCGATGGGCGGCGCCCGCGGTCTGGAGTGGATGGTCGGCCACCCGGACAAAGTGGGCGCGGGCCTGCTGCTGGCCGTCGGCGCCCGGGCGACCGCCGACCAGATCGGCACGCAGAGCACCCAGATCGCCGCGATCAAGGCCGACCCGAACTGGTGCGGCGGCGACTACCACGGCACCGGCCGCAGTCCCGATACCGGGCTGGCGATCGCCCGGCGCATCGCGCACCTGACCTACCGCGGCGAAGCCGAGCTGGACCGGCGGTTCGCCAACGCCGCCCAGGACGGTGAGGACCCCGACGCCGGCGGCCGCTACGCGGTGGACAGCTACCTGGGTTACCAGGGCGGCAAGCTGGTGTCGCGGTTCGACGCCGGCAGTTATGTGACTCTGACCGATTCGCTGTCCTCCTTCGACGTGGGCCGCGGCAGAGGTGGCGTCGCGGCGGCATTGCGCGGCTGCCGGGTGCCGGCGGTGGTCGCCGGGATCACCACCGACCGGCTGTATCCGCTGCGGCTGCAGGCCGAGCTGGCCGACCTGCTGCCCGGGTGCGCCGGCCTGCAGGTGCTCGACTCCGAATACGGGCACGACGGCTTCCTGCTGGAGACCGACCGCGTCGGCGAGCTGATCCGCCAGACCCTGGACCTGGTGGACCCGGCCGGGGACCGCCGGCGGTGA